From the genome of Pirellulales bacterium:
CGGGCTGACAGGCGAATAGCGGTACTGCGAGCCGAGCAAAAACGAGCGCATGGTCTTCCAGCAGGTGTCCATCGTAATCGTTTCGCTTTCGTCCCAGCGAGCGGCGAAGGCGCCCAGTATGGTCTCGAACGGGCCCAAGACCACGAGATTTACCGGATCACCGCTCCGCGTCGCGTGCCGGTTATTCGTTGCGGCGGGCATTTCGCGGAGACGCTTAACGAGCGTCGCCACGTCGCAATCGACCGTTGTGCCAGGCGCGTGCACGGTCGCCAGATCGCGCCGCAGATAGTCGACCGCGATCCCCGGCACGGTGAGCGAGAATGTGAATGTTACGGCTTTATCTTCCGTGCCATCAGACTCGACGCGACCGGTCAACATATCGAGCGAGTCGCCGCCGGCGTGCAGACAGACTTGCACGATCTTCGTACCAAGGTCGAGCGGTGTGAACACGAAGCCTTCGGATGTCGCGCCCGGCATGATCGGGCGGAGGTGGAAAGCGTGCTCTTGAAAATAGGCATCCATGCGGCGATTGGCGCGATAAGCCGTGATG
Proteins encoded in this window:
- a CDS encoding LssY C-terminal domain-containing protein, with product MFDLLKRIVTTRYAPDPTYRAFLSRAEIQQEPRARATVAVLDALESERRFGVPLSRRGLQALYLRIENTSQAPLRLQLVRIDPNYYTALEVAAANHFSILKRLSTFGLVAWILVTILPLLPLILVKLITAYRANRRMDAYFQEHAFHLRPIMPGATSEGFVFTPLDLGTKIVQVCLHAGGDSLDMLTGRVESDGTEDKAVTFTFSLTVPGIAVDYLRRDLATVHAPGTTVDCDVATLVKRLREMPAATNNRHATRSGDPVNLVVLGPFETILGAFAARWDESETITMDTCWKTMRSFLLGSQYRYSPVSP